The genomic region CCATAATAGTGGAACACTGGCGTCTTCCGCGCAAAAGGGTTCTTAAATCAGTAAAAATTTCTTCTATCTCAGGATCGTAAGGTAAAAAGGGGAGAAAGGCGAAATATCCCCAGGGAGGTGTTTCGTAAAGTAGTTTTTTCATCACCGCCCTTAGCCTAGGATACTGGACTTTTAACCCCCCGGCGTATAAAAAACCCACGTCTAAATCATCATCCACATAAAATTCAATGGGAAAGTCTCCGGTTTTTACAAAGGTATCCAATACCTCTTTGGTTTTTTTCTTGGCCCGAATTACATCAGGCTCATCAAAGGGATTAAGCCCTAACCATACCCCACAGAGGGCTACAGCCAGCTCCCAGCGAAAACACTCAGCTCCTAATTCGTAACGGTCATCAAGAAAATATTGCTTCAAGGGAAAACCCGCTTCTTTAAGGTCACTAAAGAGGCGACGATAAAGATCCTGCCTACCCCTTAAACCAAGATAGACAAAAACCCGGTCAGGACCATAAACCGTAGGAGAACCTGGAGATTCCCCCACAATGGGAATAATTCCAGTAAACTCCTTACCAAGGCTTTCGGCTACTAATTGTTCTATCCACAGGGAGAAAGGCCTGAGTAGAGGATCGGCCATAATGGTAAGTTTATCATGACCTAAGAAGAAATGTTCGGCCATATACTCTGAGAGCCAGGCGGCGGGATTGAGCTCCCAGGGAATATCAGGAGAGCAAGCCTCTTGCATTTCTTGAGCTTTATCAAGAAATCGTTCCACCTCAAGCCCCATAAGGGCAGCCGGCAAAAGGCCAACGTATGTAAGCGCTGCATAACGCCCACCTATATCTTTCGGGTTCAAAAAAACTTTTAGAAAAGCCTTTTCTTCCCCTTCTTTGTGAAGAGGAGTACCTTCGTCGGTGATAGCCACGAAATGGCTTCCGGGATTATCGGTTATCTGGGATACCTTTTCCCAAAAATAGTGAAACTGGGTTAAGGTTTCTATAGTGGTGCCTGACTTGCTAGCAATAATGAAAAGGGTCTTTTTCAGGTCTTTTTCTTCGATTTTGGCTATTTCTTCAGGGTCAGTGGTATCAAGCACGTTAAAATTGGGCCATCCTTCTTCTGGACCAAAAATCTTGGTCAGAGCCAGGGGGAAAAGGCTCGATCCCCCCATACCACAAAGAACAATTTCAGAAAACTCCTCTTTTACTTTGGCAGCAAATTCTTTTATTTCTGGGAGTTTTGAGCGCATACGTTGAGGAGCATCCACCCAACCTAGGCGATTTTTAATGGCCTTTTGAAGGTCTTGGTCATCTGTAAAAACTGAAGGATCTTTAGCAAATATAGCGGAAATGATCTTTCTCTTTTCGTCTTCACTCAACTTAGTCGGACGCAAAAGTCTTGCTCTTTTTTGAGAATCCATTTCTTCCTCCTGGTATTTTTGTCTTTTAAGTTTTATACTCACCCTCAAAAGTATGGCAAGAACTATTTTGGCTAATCGAGGCATAATAATTTTTGCTCTAAAACTTTACCAAAACACTTGGCTTTTTTCTCAGTAAAAGTTATCTTTATCTCGATGCGAGAAAAAGTTAGTTCTACCAAGGAAGAAGGCAAAAAAAGGCGCTTTGTCATCATTAAAAAACAGCCCTTTTTTACCAATACTACCAGGATAGTCTGTCCTTTTTGCGGCAATGACGAAGACTTCTGGGAGCATGCTGAAGGAGTCACTATAAAAACCCATTACGTTCAGAACGAAGACGGAAGCTTCTCCCCCGTAAGCGACGATACCCAAATTTTTGGAGAAATTCGTTTTATATGCGGCAAATGTAATTCCGATTTAACAAAGTATCACAAACAATTCCTTGAGATGCTCTTTTAATGCGCAATCCCTGGGTAATTCTTTCCAACCGGGCCCTTCGCAAACTATACCATGAATTACAAGCAGGAGACGCCTTTATAGGAAGGCTTGCAGTAAAATACGGTGAGGAATTTATCTTCCTAGACCTTGAAGCCCGTGGGGTCAAAGCTTATCCATCTCTTTTGGCCCAACATCTGGCCCGCTCTAAATGCTTTCAGGCTCAGGTGTTTAGCCATTTCATGCTCCCTCATACCCGACTTATTAGAGACCGGCACGATCTTATTAAAACCGCTAACGAATACGGCTCTCTCGGTGTTAAAAAAGTTGTTTTAAAACAGGACCGTTTTAACTGTGGCCTAGGCATACATCTTTTCGAACACATAGAAGAAGTTATGAATCTGGCAAGCTTTGGAAATCTCCCCTATCCTTTTGTTTTACAGCCTTTTGCCGAAGAAATAACTGATGTGCGGGTAATCATCTTGGGTAATTATCTTGAAGCTTACTCACGGAAAAATCCTTATAACTTTCGCAATAACCTTTTTTTTGGCGGAGAAGCTAAACCTTACAAGCTAAATGATGAAGAGCTTTCGTTTTGTAAAAAGGTAATGAAAAGAGGCGATTTCCCTTACGCCCACATTGATCTTATGATACTGCCTGACGGACGTTTTTATCTTTCAGAGATAAACTTGCGAGGAGGCTTAAAAGGCGCCCAAATAACAGCAAAAGATTACGAGGCCAAAGTTGAAGAACTTCACCGAAATTTTCTCCAAAAATACCTAGAAAAAAATCCGCAAGCCAAAGTGTGGGAATAATTTAACTTTTAGTCTTTTGCCCTTCGGGTGGAAGTAATTCTTCTATAGACAGACCATATTTTTGTGAAATCTCAAGAAGGGTGGAAAAAAGCTCTTCACAAAGCAAACATACACCTATTTTTTCTCCAAGCTCACGGTAAAAGGCCTGTGTTTCTGGATACTTAATAACGATATCAAGAAGTGTTTTGTTTTCTAACTCAGACATCTTTTTAAAGCCTCTCCCAAATAAGGAATTATTTCTTTTATCTGTGTAGCAGGCATTGGTTTGGCCAATAGACCTGCCAAACGGTTGGCCTTGGCCGCCACCACACAAGCCTCTTTTATGCCCAAACCCTTAGCTAAGAGGGCTCCCACAAGACCTGTTAAAGTATCGCCTGTGCCGCCAATGGCCTCAAGGGCCTCAACTACCGGTTCTTCAATTTCGGCTTCAATGCGTCCGTCAATAACGACCAGGTCCTTATGACCTTTAACTAGCAAGGCTTTAGCGGCATTTTTATGGGCATAGGCCCGTTCTATAAACTCTTCTACTTTCTCCTCATCTGGAAAAAGAAAACCGCGAGTATAAAGGGGATGAGGGGCCTTTTCGTCAGCTAAAAAGGCAAGTTCACCAAGGTCTGGGGTGAAGAGGTCATAGGAAGGGGCAAGACCGGCCATTTTAGCCGCATACATAAAACCAGCATCAGCCACAAGGATTGGCCTTTGAGATATCTTTTCAACACCAAGAAACACTTTTCCCTGGCCATCAACATCAGGAAAAAGGTAATGAAAGACCAGCACTTTAAAGTTTCTTTTAGGCAAGTCTTCAGACAAAAAATCATAAAGTTTGCGGCTCCCCTCGCCTTTACCTGTATCTCCAACTAGGTAAACAAAGGGCGGGGAAAGGCCTAAAACCTTTAAAGCTTCAAGACAAGCGGCGATGAGAGCCGGGGTTCCGCGCGCTATTTCTACTTGGTGGCCTTTTAAACAAATGTTACCACCCTCCGATGTAGCTTCACTGTAAACCAGAGGAAAGTCAGCCGAAGGAACCGTACCTACGATGGCAAGCATCTTTTCTTGGCCTCCTCAAGGGCCAGCTGAAGGGTATAACCACAAAGAGTATGCCCGAACGCCCTTGGCTCTGGAGTCTGGTCTAAAGGTTTTCCCACCATAATAGAGGCCAGAAACGGCACATCCGGGCACCCACCTCCTGAAATATTCACTATGGCTTTATTTCTTTTATCAACAGTTATTTTCATGTTAGCTACGTGAATCATAATGTAATCTCCGAAGTCTTTTACGCGACACATATCAACCGGTTCAAGCAAAGGGTCCTCTACAGGTACCAGAGAAAGTGGCCTTAAATTGTTCTCTTCAAGAAAGCGAGAGATTTCCAGTTTGAGCATCAAGGGAAACTCAATAACCATGTCGCACCCTTGGCGCACTTCTGGCGGGGGAGCTTTAACTTTTACCGGAAAACCTGCTTTTTTAAGCAACTCCTCGGCTCTTATCACTTCACTGGTGTTTTCAAAAAGCAAAAAACCTTTTTCAACGTCTGCGTCTTTTTTCTTATCTGAAGATAATCGAAATTTTTTAAAAAATTTAAGCATAAATGGCTCTATTTAGCGATTATAAGTTTGTATTCGCCATTTTCTTCAACTATTTCTTTAACCTTCCAGCCTTTAGAAGCTACAGCCCGACTTACGTTTTCTCTAGCCGCTTCGGTATCTACCAGGACCACCAGCTCACCTTCCTTCATTTTTTCAATAGCTTCAAGGGTTAGTAAAACAGGCTGAGGACAGGAAAGCCCTCTGGCATCTACTGTATTCATAAACTCCCTCCCCTATTTTCTTCTCATAATAAGGCCTACGGCCACGCAAAAGATTAAACCAATGATTACCCCAGCCATACTATGAGGGCTAATTCCTTTAGGAGTAGCGGCCATGGCAAAGTTATGAGCAAAAGCCGCTCCAATAAGCATACCCAGGGCAAAAATGGCCGCATCGGTATCACCTTCACCTGAAAGGAATAATTGCCGCCCGGGACATCCTCCTGCCAGGGCAAAGGCTAAACCCGCCAGTACCATACCGGCAAAATTCCAGAAGGCCTGGGTATGAGCAGCTGGCTGCCCGGTAAACCCCGGATGAAATTGGCCTAAGATTAAGTTTACCAAAAGGGCGGTACTGAAAAAGGCAAGAACTCCGAAAAAGAGATGACCCTGGCGGAAAAGAATGAGGTCCCTAAAGGCACCCATGGTGCAAAAACGGCTTCTCTGGGCAAGAATCCCTATTAAGAGGCCTGCTCCTATGGAAATAAAGACAGGGGCAAACATGGTACCTGGGCCTTTAATACTGTAAAAAAGAACACCACTTTTGGGTTCACCAGGAATAGGCGGAAAAACAAGCCTTAAAAGCAAAAGACCGGCCATGACGACGGGAAAGACTAAGCCGGCTCCCCAGCCTAAACGCTGAGTGCGTCCTAAATCAAAACCTTGCTTAAAAAAGAATATCCCTATAGAAATACCGGTTACCAGGCCAATAAGACCAAAGATGGCGTTCAGGTCTCCACCGGCGAGTCTCAAAATAGTTCTCCAGGGGCAGCCCAGAAACACAAGAGCGCCTATCATAGCGAAAAAACCGAGGAAAAACCTGATAATAGGGGCCGAACCACCTCTAGGCCTGAACTCTTTAAATAGCATGGCCGCTAAGAAAGAACCCAAGACAAAAGAAGGGATTTCTGGACGAAGGTATTGAACCACTGCTGCCCTATGAAGACCTAAAGAACCGGCAATATCCCTTAAAAAACAGGCCACACAGACACCCATGTTGCCAGGATTACCAAACTTCTGAAGCAGAGGTGCAAGAACCCCTATAACCACTCCTACGGAAATTATGCCCAAAGTGGTAGCAAAAAAGTTTCTTTTCATAAAGCCTCCTGGAAACTTAGAAATTCAAGTGCTTAATATCAATAAGTTATCTATAAGACAAATTGTTTTTTTCTATAATTTAGTCCGTTTTTATTGGTCAAATATAATTTGCCTGTCCCCAAAATATGGGATTAAAATGGTCTAAAATTCTTAAGGATTTAAAAGTGTTCGACCTTAAAAAACTGGAAGTTTTCGTTAAGGTTATTGAAACCGGGAGTTTTTCTAAAGCGGCAGAGCTTTGCCATCTTACCCAACCTACGGTATCAGGGCATATTAAACAGCTTGAAGAGTATTACGAAGTCCCCCTTATAGACCGTCATACCCGTGAAGTAAAACCTACACCTGCGGGGCTTCTACTTCATAGATATGCCAAACACATTTTACGTTTGTGGGAAGAGTTTGAAAGGGAAATGCACTCTTACAAAGGCGGACAAAAAGGGAAACTAAGGATCGGTGGCAGCACGATACCCGGCCAATACATTCTGCCCTTTGTTCTCTGCCGTTTTAACCAAAAGTTCCCTAAAATTAAGATCAATCTTCAAATTGCTGATACTAAAGTCGTAGCCGAAGGGGTAGTTAAAGGCGAACTGGAATTGGGTATAATCGGGGCCAAAGTTATGCCCCATCAACTACACTTTGAGCCCGTCTGTAATGACGAAATAATCCTTGTTATTCATAAAGATTATCCTCACGAAATAGCCCAAAAAAAACAAATTACCGTGGAAGAGATACCTGATATTCCTCTAATTATCAGGGAAAAAGGCTCTGGTACTTGGCTTACCACGCAAAATACGCTCAAAAAGCTAGGGCTTTCTCCACAGCGCTTAAATGTTGTGGCTGAACTTGGTTCAACAGAAGCCGTCCGCCAGGCAGTTAAGGCCAAACTGGGAGCTTCTTTTATTTCAGAAATAGCCGTTAAAGAAGACCTTGAACGAGGAATTTTCAAAAAGATAGAGGTAAAAAACCTGGTTATAAAAAGACACTTTTACTTGATTTATCCATCTAAAAAAAACCTGGCCCCTCTTGCCGAAATCTTTATAGATTTTTTAAAGGAATCTTCTTCCTCTATGGAACAAGATTAACCTTTTAACTTTCTTGTTCGGGCTTTTCAGGTGGCGTTTTTTCAAAGATTTCCCAGAGAGGGATTTTTAGGTTAATTGTTTTCAATTCAAGGGTTTCGTCCCAGTTTGTAATTTCAGGGGCGTGGTACCTACCATTTTCCAGGCGATAAACCTCGGCGTATTCCCGCTCGGGATAAACAATCACATATTCTTGCACGCCAAAGCGCTCGTAAAGCCTTAATTTCTCCCGGCGATCTTTTATTTCCGTATGAGGTGAAATTACTTCAATAACTACGTCAGGGGCTCCGGCAACATGGGTTTCTTTTAATTTATCACGGTCACA from Thermodesulfatator indicus DSM 15286 harbors:
- the yedE gene encoding YedE family putative selenium transporter; translation: MKRNFFATTLGIISVGVVIGVLAPLLQKFGNPGNMGVCVACFLRDIAGSLGLHRAAVVQYLRPEIPSFVLGSFLAAMLFKEFRPRGGSAPIIRFFLGFFAMIGALVFLGCPWRTILRLAGGDLNAIFGLIGLVTGISIGIFFFKQGFDLGRTQRLGWGAGLVFPVVMAGLLLLRLVFPPIPGEPKSGVLFYSIKGPGTMFAPVFISIGAGLLIGILAQRSRFCTMGAFRDLILFRQGHLFFGVLAFFSTALLVNLILGQFHPGFTGQPAAHTQAFWNFAGMVLAGLAFALAGGCPGRQLFLSGEGDTDAAIFALGMLIGAAFAHNFAMAATPKGISPHSMAGVIIGLIFCVAVGLIMRRK
- a CDS encoding selenium metabolism-associated LysR family transcriptional regulator; amino-acid sequence: MGLKWSKILKDLKVFDLKKLEVFVKVIETGSFSKAAELCHLTQPTVSGHIKQLEEYYEVPLIDRHTREVKPTPAGLLLHRYAKHILRLWEEFEREMHSYKGGQKGKLRIGGSTIPGQYILPFVLCRFNQKFPKIKINLQIADTKVVAEGVVKGELELGIIGAKVMPHQLHFEPVCNDEIILVIHKDYPHEIAQKKQITVEEIPDIPLIIREKGSGTWLTTQNTLKKLGLSPQRLNVVAELGSTEAVRQAVKAKLGASFISEIAVKEDLERGIFKKIEVKNLVIKRHFYLIYPSKKNLAPLAEIFIDFLKESSSSMEQD
- a CDS encoding NAD(P)H-hydrate dehydratase — translated: MLAIVGTVPSADFPLVYSEATSEGGNICLKGHQVEIARGTPALIAACLEALKVLGLSPPFVYLVGDTGKGEGSRKLYDFLSEDLPKRNFKVLVFHYLFPDVDGQGKVFLGVEKISQRPILVADAGFMYAAKMAGLAPSYDLFTPDLGELAFLADEKAPHPLYTRGFLFPDEEKVEEFIERAYAHKNAAKALLVKGHKDLVVIDGRIEAEIEEPVVEALEAIGGTGDTLTGLVGALLAKGLGIKEACVVAAKANRLAGLLAKPMPATQIKEIIPYLGEALKRCLS
- a CDS encoding ATP-grasp domain-containing protein — encoded protein: MRNPWVILSNRALRKLYHELQAGDAFIGRLAVKYGEEFIFLDLEARGVKAYPSLLAQHLARSKCFQAQVFSHFMLPHTRLIRDRHDLIKTANEYGSLGVKKVVLKQDRFNCGLGIHLFEHIEEVMNLASFGNLPYPFVLQPFAEEITDVRVIILGNYLEAYSRKNPYNFRNNLFFGGEAKPYKLNDEELSFCKKVMKRGDFPYAHIDLMILPDGRFYLSEINLRGGLKGAQITAKDYEAKVEELHRNFLQKYLEKNPQAKVWE
- a CDS encoding phosphoglucose isomerase — translated: MPRLAKIVLAILLRVSIKLKRQKYQEEEMDSQKRARLLRPTKLSEDEKRKIISAIFAKDPSVFTDDQDLQKAIKNRLGWVDAPQRMRSKLPEIKEFAAKVKEEFSEIVLCGMGGSSLFPLALTKIFGPEEGWPNFNVLDTTDPEEIAKIEEKDLKKTLFIIASKSGTTIETLTQFHYFWEKVSQITDNPGSHFVAITDEGTPLHKEGEEKAFLKVFLNPKDIGGRYAALTYVGLLPAALMGLEVERFLDKAQEMQEACSPDIPWELNPAAWLSEYMAEHFFLGHDKLTIMADPLLRPFSLWIEQLVAESLGKEFTGIIPIVGESPGSPTVYGPDRVFVYLGLRGRQDLYRRLFSDLKEAGFPLKQYFLDDRYELGAECFRWELAVALCGVWLGLNPFDEPDVIRAKKKTKEVLDTFVKTGDFPIEFYVDDDLDVGFLYAGGLKVQYPRLRAVMKKLLYETPPWGYFAFLPFLPYDPEIEEIFTDLRTLLRGRRQCSTIMGFGPRYLHSIGQLFKGGPRSGRFFIFTRKGRREDQIIPEFGFTFWDLEFAQAYGDFQALSEDNRPVLHIHLTDNYIEDLKKFYQFMEEVTRLTEDDT
- a CDS encoding DUF3343 domain-containing protein — translated: MLKFFKKFRLSSDKKKDADVEKGFLLFENTSEVIRAEELLKKAGFPVKVKAPPPEVRQGCDMVIEFPLMLKLEISRFLEENNLRPLSLVPVEDPLLEPVDMCRVKDFGDYIMIHVANMKITVDKRNKAIVNISGGGCPDVPFLASIMVGKPLDQTPEPRAFGHTLCGYTLQLALEEAKKRCLPS
- a CDS encoding sulfurtransferase TusA family protein, translating into MNTVDARGLSCPQPVLLTLEAIEKMKEGELVVLVDTEAARENVSRAVASKGWKVKEIVEENGEYKLIIAK
- a CDS encoding Uma2 family endonuclease — translated: MAYPASKKEEGFTYQDYLSWPDDERWEIIDGQAYNMSPAPSIKHQNIVGNLYVKLKTHPENPCYTGIAPTDVVFDERNVVQPDVFVVCDRDKLKETHVAGAPDVVIEVISPHTEIKDRREKLRLYERFGVQEYVIVYPEREYAEVYRLENGRYHAPEITNWDETLELKTINLKIPLWEIFEKTPPEKPEQES